A region of Bacteroidota bacterium DNA encodes the following proteins:
- a CDS encoding gliding motility-associated C-terminal domain-containing protein, whose protein sequence is MQKKITSIKFILTSYFFLLTSFLIAQPSISSTITNATCATSADGSISVSVSGGTSPYTYQWQPDGQTTSSITGLTPGNYSIIVTDNTASSVSGSFIVGPTPIKNDTAGNIQHPFCTSNGSIILGISGGNGAYSYSWNTGSTNSFIEQLGGGNYSVIVTDAKSCTASFSFDLNEETCFVSPESYFTPNDDGINDTWQIANAEYFNNIHLIVFDRWGTKVVEQRETYKPWDGKSYLGIPVPVSVYYYFFYQDKNDKEKEAKKGSVTIMR, encoded by the coding sequence ATGCAAAAAAAGATTACATCGATTAAATTTATTCTTACTTCTTACTTTTTTCTTCTTACCTCTTTCCTTATTGCTCAACCAAGCATTTCATCCACCATTACCAATGCAACCTGCGCAACAAGTGCGGACGGAAGTATTTCTGTTTCTGTTTCGGGAGGAACTTCTCCTTATACGTATCAGTGGCAGCCGGACGGTCAAACTACTTCAAGCATTACGGGACTTACGCCCGGAAATTATTCCATCATTGTTACTGATAACACCGCAAGTTCTGTTTCGGGTTCATTCATTGTCGGTCCTACTCCCATAAAAAATGATACGGCAGGAAATATTCAGCATCCTTTTTGCACCAGCAACGGAAGCATTATTCTCGGCATTTCGGGCGGAAACGGTGCATACAGTTATTCGTGGAATACGGGAAGCACCAATTCTTTCATTGAGCAATTGGGCGGAGGAAATTATTCCGTTATTGTTACCGATGCAAAAAGTTGCACCGCTTCTTTTTCGTTCGACCTGAATGAAGAAACCTGTTTTGTTTCTCCCGAAAGTTATTTTACTCCGAATGATGACGGCATCAATGATACCTGGCAAATTGCCAATGCAGAATATTTCAACAACATTCATTTAATTGTTTTCGACCGGTGGGGAACAAAAGTGGTGGAACAACGCGAAACATACAAGCCGTGGGATGGAAAAAGTTATCTCGGCATTCCTGTTCCTGTTTCGGTGTACTATTATTTTTTCTACCAGGATAAAAACGATAAAGAGAAGGAAGCAAAAAAAGGAAGCGTAACCATAATGAGATAA
- a CDS encoding tetratricopeptide repeat protein, translating into MKKQIVLLSYCCIVFSLSAQTSSELLKSAREKESKNDFRGMIEDCSRAISLKADFDSAYCLRGFAYLKALDFKNASDDFGKTIKLNSKYSDAYFYRGIMKAAKEDYVSAIKDFSKAIDTNPSNPKAYYNRAIASAYLSNYADAIEDLTQAIKIKPDYLEAYYSRAYWQDLSGSYYEAIDDYKKVTELNPKYVEAYIGMATVKYMNKEKQSACEDLQKAISIGSIKAEELSNIFCK; encoded by the coding sequence ATGAAAAAACAAATCGTCTTATTGTCTTATTGTTGTATTGTTTTTTCTCTTTCCGCGCAAACTTCCTCAGAACTTTTGAAATCTGCCAGGGAGAAAGAATCTAAAAATGATTTCAGGGGAATGATTGAAGATTGCTCGCGTGCAATTTCTCTCAAAGCCGATTTTGACAGCGCCTATTGCCTGCGGGGATTCGCCTATCTGAAAGCGCTCGATTTTAAAAATGCATCGGATGATTTCGGAAAAACAATCAAACTGAATTCAAAATATTCAGACGCTTATTTTTACCGGGGAATTATGAAGGCGGCAAAAGAGGATTATGTGAGCGCCATAAAAGATTTTTCAAAAGCAATTGACACGAATCCGTCTAATCCGAAAGCGTATTACAACCGAGCCATTGCCAGCGCGTATCTTTCCAATTATGCCGATGCCATAGAGGATTTAACCCAGGCAATAAAAATCAAGCCCGATTATCTCGAAGCATATTACAGCCGCGCGTACTGGCAGGATTTGAGTGGAAGTTATTACGAAGCCATTGACGATTATAAAAAAGTAACGGAGTTAAATCCGAAATATGTGGAAGCATACATTGGTATGGCAACGGTGAAGTATATGAATAAAGAAAAACAATCGGCCTGCGAAGATTTGCAGAAAGCCATTTCAATAGGAAGCATTAAAGCGGAAGAACTCAGTAATATTTTTTGTAAATAA
- a CDS encoding serine/threonine-protein phosphatase: METLDPASFFIFYKPKDIVSGDFYYALSYKNPITGKETFYISAADCTGHGVPGAFMSMLGISSLNEAILEKNIFHPSEILDDIRTTIVTSLNPEGSDEEAKDGMDCVLCAYNFDDRILHFAAANNPLWLVRNGQLTEYRSDKMPVGKYGDEELLPFTHQIVELKKGDTIYIFTDGFADQFGGPKGKKFKYKQLEEKIMESHKLLMEEQKKNLAAVFEKWKGNFEQVDDVLVIGVKI; this comes from the coding sequence ATGGAAACACTTGACCCGGCCAGTTTTTTTATTTTCTACAAGCCGAAAGATATTGTAAGCGGTGATTTTTATTACGCACTCTCTTATAAAAACCCAATCACGGGCAAAGAAACTTTTTATATTTCTGCGGCTGACTGCACGGGACATGGTGTTCCGGGAGCTTTTATGAGCATGCTCGGCATTTCTTCGCTTAACGAAGCCATTCTCGAAAAAAATATTTTCCATCCGAGCGAAATCCTGGATGATATCCGCACCACCATTGTCACTTCGCTCAACCCCGAAGGCAGCGATGAAGAAGCCAAGGACGGAATGGATTGCGTGCTGTGCGCCTATAATTTTGATGACCGAATTTTACATTTTGCTGCGGCAAACAATCCTCTTTGGCTGGTGAGAAACGGGCAACTCACCGAGTACAGGTCCGACAAAATGCCGGTGGGAAAATATGGCGATGAAGAACTCCTGCCCTTTACTCATCAAATAGTAGAATTGAAAAAGGGCGATACAATTTATATTTTCACCGATGGCTTTGCCGACCAGTTTGGCGGACCGAAAGGAAAAAAATTCAAGTACAAACAACTTGAAGAAAAAATTATGGAAAGCCATAAACTTCTGATGGAAGAGCAGAAAAAAAATCTTGCTGCTGTTTTTGAAAAGTGGAAAGGCAACTTTGAACAAGTGGATGATGTGCTGGTGATTGGCGTGAAGATATAG
- a CDS encoding SDR family oxidoreductase, translated as MIALITGATSGIGKSSAEIFAKNGYDLIITGRRNDRLEKISDELRKKFKVKVLTLNFDVCNRKEVEKNISSLKKEWKKIDVLLNNAGLASGLSPIQEGDIDDWEKMIDTNVKGLLYVTRMIAPLMIQNKKGHIINVASLAGKQAYPKGNVYCATKFAVDALSQSMRIDMLEHGIRVTNIAPGLVETEFSIVRFHGNAERAKSTYANIQPLTANDIAEIIFWCASRPAHVNINDVVITPTAQANAYLVHRKN; from the coding sequence ATGATAGCACTTATCACAGGCGCAACTTCCGGCATAGGAAAATCCTCCGCGGAAATTTTTGCTAAGAACGGATATGATTTAATTATCACCGGCAGAAGAAATGACCGGCTGGAAAAAATTTCAGATGAACTCAGGAAAAAATTCAAAGTAAAAGTTCTTACGCTGAATTTTGATGTGTGCAATAGAAAAGAAGTAGAGAAAAATATTTCATCACTGAAAAAAGAATGGAAAAAAATTGATGTGCTGCTCAACAATGCAGGACTTGCTTCCGGACTTTCTCCTATACAGGAAGGCGACATTGATGACTGGGAAAAAATGATAGACACCAACGTGAAAGGACTTTTGTATGTAACGCGGATGATTGCCCCTCTGATGATTCAGAATAAAAAAGGTCACATAATAAATGTTGCATCGCTCGCAGGCAAACAAGCGTATCCGAAAGGAAATGTTTACTGCGCTACAAAATTTGCGGTTGACGCGCTCAGCCAAAGTATGCGCATTGACATGCTCGAACACGGCATCCGCGTGACGAACATTGCGCCCGGTTTGGTGGAAACGGAATTTTCCATAGTGCGTTTTCACGGAAATGCAGAGCGAGCAAAATCCACTTACGCGAATATTCAGCCGCTCACTGCCAATGATATTGCCGAAATAATTTTCTGGTGCGCATCGCGTCCTGCGCATGTGAACATAAATGATGTGGTGATTACGCCCACCGCGCAGGCGAACGCATATTTGGTGCATCGGAAGAATTAA
- a CDS encoding tetratricopeptide repeat protein, which produces MNFKTLFYFLFIFLQNISFVQAQPGIDSLLAALKNPKNDTSKINLLNELAQKYADKNSYDLSLQNANEALKLSKEINYKNGMATALKNCAIIYYYRGNYRAMKEYLMQALPIRKASGTKKQIAGVYSNIGVACWSMGDYVGAQQSYLEALKIAEELKDKDGIATIELNLGILSASREKYDEALTYYFRSLKTHEELGEKKAVANAYSNIANTYHSLNDLKNAYDYNMKALKMREEMGDSNELASSYTNIANVFSAMKEFKKADKYEQKALYIKRKLGDKNGEGLILLNIGEHLAETNRAPEAIAYIENSLALAKETNDLELVRNCYDGLYNAYFKTGKFEQALKNYREFVKAKDSLLNEKNVQKITEAQINYEFEKKQREEELVQKHKDELTQAEAKRQAAIRNFFIAGFALILAIALLIFRSYRQTRKAKSEIEFQKTIIEQKNKDITDSINYAQKIQDAFLPAKEIKYRLFPNAFVYFTPRDILSGDFYWFAEKKGVRFIAAVDCTGHGVPGALMSMIGNRLLNEIVLEKTIRKPSEILFHLHQGVRAALKQHEQQSESRDGMDIALLSFQGENVEFAGAMRPLYLVREAGILEEIKGNKFSIGGLMTQEEYEFTNHSFSAKQGDAFYIFSDGYADQLGGAKGKKLMTKNFKELLLANSNLTMPEQEKILHETFMKWKGNKEQIDDVLVIGVKI; this is translated from the coding sequence ATGAACTTTAAGACACTTTTTTATTTTCTCTTTATTTTCCTGCAGAATATTTCTTTCGTTCAGGCGCAGCCCGGCATTGATTCTCTTCTTGCCGCGCTGAAAAATCCCAAGAACGATACTTCTAAGATCAATTTGCTGAACGAACTTGCCCAAAAGTATGCCGATAAAAATTCCTACGACCTCTCTCTGCAGAATGCTAACGAAGCATTAAAACTTTCCAAAGAAATAAATTATAAAAATGGAATGGCAACCGCGCTGAAAAATTGCGCCATCATTTATTATTACCGGGGAAATTACCGCGCCATGAAAGAATATTTGATGCAGGCGCTTCCCATACGGAAGGCATCGGGAACAAAAAAACAAATAGCAGGAGTGTATTCAAACATTGGCGTTGCCTGCTGGTCAATGGGTGATTATGTGGGCGCGCAGCAATCTTATCTCGAAGCGCTGAAAATTGCGGAAGAGTTGAAAGACAAAGATGGAATTGCAACCATTGAATTGAATCTTGGAATTCTCAGCGCGAGCCGTGAAAAGTACGATGAAGCGCTCACGTATTATTTCCGCTCGCTGAAAACGCACGAGGAACTCGGAGAAAAAAAAGCAGTTGCCAATGCCTATTCAAACATTGCGAACACGTATCATTCATTGAATGATTTGAAAAATGCCTATGATTATAATATGAAAGCGCTGAAGATGCGTGAAGAAATGGGCGACAGCAACGAACTTGCAAGTTCATACACGAATATTGCAAATGTATTTTCTGCTATGAAAGAGTTCAAAAAAGCAGATAAGTATGAGCAAAAAGCATTGTACATAAAAAGAAAACTCGGAGATAAAAACGGAGAAGGATTGATTCTTCTGAATATAGGCGAACATCTTGCTGAAACAAATCGCGCACCAGAAGCCATTGCATACATTGAAAATTCGCTGGCGCTCGCTAAAGAAACCAACGACCTGGAACTGGTGAGAAATTGTTATGACGGATTGTACAATGCCTATTTTAAAACCGGAAAGTTTGAACAGGCGCTGAAAAATTACCGGGAGTTTGTAAAAGCGAAAGATAGTTTGCTGAATGAAAAAAATGTTCAGAAAATCACCGAAGCACAGATAAATTATGAGTTTGAAAAAAAGCAGCGCGAGGAAGAACTCGTTCAGAAGCATAAAGACGAACTTACGCAGGCAGAAGCAAAACGCCAGGCAGCTATACGCAATTTTTTCATAGCGGGATTTGCCCTGATTCTTGCAATCGCCCTTCTTATTTTCAGAAGTTACCGTCAAACGCGGAAAGCCAAAAGCGAAATTGAATTTCAGAAAACAATTATCGAACAAAAAAATAAAGACATTACCGACAGCATTAACTATGCGCAGAAAATTCAGGATGCGTTTCTTCCCGCCAAAGAAATAAAATACCGCCTTTTCCCCAACGCGTTTGTTTATTTTACACCGCGCGATATTCTCAGCGGAGATTTTTACTGGTTCGCTGAAAAAAAAGGAGTGCGCTTTATTGCTGCCGTGGATTGTACCGGGCATGGAGTTCCGGGCGCGCTCATGAGCATGATTGGAAACCGCCTGCTGAACGAAATTGTTCTGGAGAAAACTATCCGGAAGCCCTCCGAAATTTTATTTCACCTGCACCAGGGTGTGCGCGCTGCGCTCAAGCAGCATGAACAACAATCGGAAAGCCGCGATGGAATGGATATTGCTCTGCTGAGTTTTCAGGGAGAAAATGTGGAATTTGCCGGAGCCATGCGCCCGCTTTATCTGGTGAGAGAAGCCGGCATTCTGGAAGAAATAAAAGGAAATAAATTTTCCATAGGCGGATTAATGACGCAGGAGGAATATGAATTTACCAATCATTCTTTTTCCGCGAAGCAGGGCGATGCGTTTTATATTTTTTCCGATGGCTATGCCGATCAATTAGGCGGAGCGAAAGGGAAAAAACTCATGACAAAAAACTTCAAGGAGCTGCTGCTCGCCAATTCCAACCTCACCATGCCCGAGCAGGAAAAAATCTTGCACGAAACATTTATGAAATGGAAAGGTAACAAAGAGCAGATTGACGATGTGCTGGTGATTGGAGTTAAAATATAA
- a CDS encoding aromatic ring-hydroxylating dioxygenase subunit alpha, whose protein sequence is MKKFFVDSDIRKAETLSSEFYFSKDCFDVSKEKIFASTWQFIGETENVKVPGACFPTTMLEGFLDEPILLSRDKDDTIHCISNVCTHRGNLVVEGPCVENNLRCRYHGKRFKLSGKFESMPEFEGVENFPSEKDHLPKIPFGIWDKLIFASVKPKIKLEEVIGEMKKRLYFLPLNEFKHESVRSRDYLVKAHWSLYCENYLEGFHIPYIHPGLSNAIDYNTYSTELYKYSNLQLALAKGGEEHFILPNNHPDYGKKVAAYYYWLFPNMMFNFYPWGLSINVVKPLAPDLTKVSFITYIYDSMKLERGAGGILDKVEREDEAIVELVQRGIKSRMYAGGRYSPKRETGTHHLHQLICEFMNA, encoded by the coding sequence TTGAAAAAGTTTTTTGTTGACAGCGACATTCGAAAAGCAGAAACTCTTTCTTCTGAATTTTATTTCTCTAAAGATTGCTTTGATGTTTCCAAAGAAAAAATTTTTGCTTCTACCTGGCAGTTCATTGGCGAAACCGAAAATGTAAAAGTTCCGGGCGCTTGTTTCCCCACTACAATGCTCGAAGGATTTCTGGATGAGCCGATTCTTCTCAGCCGAGACAAAGATGATACCATTCATTGCATTTCTAATGTCTGCACACACAGGGGAAATCTGGTAGTGGAAGGTCCTTGCGTTGAAAATAATCTGCGCTGCCGCTATCACGGAAAGCGTTTCAAGCTCAGCGGAAAATTTGAATCCATGCCTGAGTTTGAAGGAGTGGAAAATTTTCCGAGCGAGAAAGACCATTTGCCAAAAATTCCTTTCGGAATTTGGGATAAATTGATTTTTGCATCCGTGAAACCAAAAATAAAACTGGAAGAAGTAATCGGAGAAATGAAAAAGCGTTTGTATTTTCTTCCGTTGAATGAATTCAAGCACGAATCCGTTCGTTCGCGAGATTATCTGGTGAAAGCGCATTGGAGTTTGTACTGCGAAAATTATCTCGAAGGTTTTCACATTCCATATATTCATCCGGGACTCAGCAATGCAATTGATTACAATACTTATTCGACCGAACTTTATAAATACTCCAACCTGCAGCTTGCGCTTGCGAAAGGAGGAGAAGAACATTTTATTCTTCCGAACAATCATCCTGACTACGGAAAAAAAGTTGCCGCGTATTATTACTGGCTGTTTCCGAACATGATGTTCAATTTTTATCCCTGGGGATTATCCATTAATGTTGTGAAACCGCTCGCACCTGATTTGACAAAAGTTTCTTTCATTACATATATATATGACAGCATGAAGCTCGAACGCGGTGCCGGAGGAATTCTTGACAAAGTGGAACGTGAAGACGAAGCGATTGTGGAACTCGTTCAGCGCGGAATAAAATCCAGAATGTACGCAGGCGGAAGATATTCTCCCAAGCGCGAAACAGGAACGCATCATCTTCATCAGTTGATTTGCGAATTCATGAATGCATGA
- a CDS encoding amino acid permease, whose protein sequence is MNFSNLFRKKSISQILKQVHAGETDAEYTPLAKTLGVRDLTAFGIAAIIGAGIFSTIGTASADGGPGVIFLFIFTAIACGCAAFAYAEFASMVPVSGSAYTYSYVAFGELIAWIIGWALIMEYAVGNVVVAVSWSDYFTGMLDKIQIGSIHGIHIPEWASIDYVSASNFFQTASEEISKGAVLSDLSENIRTGYLAWLNAPTLGGFRIIADFPAVAIVIFITWLVYIGIKETRNASNAMVVIKLSVVLLVIAIGIFHVDASNWNPFMPNGVGGILKGVSAVFFAYIGFDAISTTAEECKNPERDLPKGIMYAIIICTLLYIVAALVITGMVKYDQLAVGDPLAFVFGKLNMGWLSGIIAVSAVIAMTSVLLVYQMGQPRIWMSMSRDGLLPKRFSTIHKKYQTPSFSTITTGFVVAIPALFIPSDEILNLCSMGTLFAFVLVCAGVLKLQNDPERQQGKFRTPYLNSKFIMPALLILSGILIYVYEKDWLNDFCSYGNWDAFKDKIPMWLFIILTLAMTFLSFTKNLSLIPVLGLIFCFYMMAQIPLSSWFGFLIWLLIGLSIYFTFGIKNSKLSKA, encoded by the coding sequence ATGAATTTTTCCAATCTCTTCCGAAAAAAATCCATCTCGCAAATTCTCAAACAAGTTCACGCAGGAGAAACGGATGCCGAATACACTCCGCTTGCAAAAACTCTTGGCGTTCGCGATTTAACTGCGTTTGGAATTGCCGCAATCATTGGCGCTGGAATTTTTTCTACCATAGGAACTGCGAGCGCGGATGGCGGTCCCGGAGTAATTTTTCTTTTCATCTTCACTGCCATTGCCTGCGGATGCGCTGCGTTTGCCTATGCGGAATTTGCTTCGATGGTTCCTGTTTCGGGAAGCGCTTACACATATTCTTATGTTGCATTCGGTGAACTCATCGCGTGGATTATCGGCTGGGCGCTGATTATGGAATACGCTGTGGGAAATGTTGTTGTTGCAGTTTCTTGGTCAGATTATTTCACGGGAATGCTTGACAAAATTCAAATCGGTTCCATTCACGGAATTCATATTCCCGAATGGGCAAGCATTGATTATGTTTCTGCTTCCAATTTTTTTCAAACGGCTTCGGAAGAAATTTCAAAAGGAGCTGTGCTTTCCGATTTATCTGAAAACATTCGCACCGGTTATCTTGCCTGGCTGAATGCTCCCACACTCGGAGGTTTCAGGATCATTGCCGATTTTCCCGCAGTGGCGATTGTAATTTTTATCACCTGGCTCGTTTACATTGGAATCAAAGAAACGCGCAATGCGAGCAATGCAATGGTGGTCATCAAACTTTCTGTCGTTCTTCTTGTAATTGCAATCGGAATTTTTCACGTGGACGCGAGCAACTGGAATCCCTTTATGCCGAATGGTGTTGGTGGAATTTTAAAAGGGGTGTCGGCAGTTTTTTTTGCGTACATCGGCTTCGATGCAATTTCTACCACAGCGGAAGAATGTAAAAATCCGGAGCGCGATTTGCCGAAAGGAATTATGTATGCCATCATCATTTGTACCTTATTATATATAGTTGCCGCGCTGGTGATAACCGGAATGGTGAAATACGACCAGCTTGCCGTTGGCGACCCGCTCGCTTTTGTTTTCGGAAAATTAAATATGGGCTGGCTCTCCGGAATTATTGCGGTGAGCGCGGTGATTGCAATGACGAGCGTGCTGCTCGTTTACCAGATGGGGCAGCCGCGAATCTGGATGAGCATGAGCCGCGATGGGTTGCTGCCGAAAAGATTTTCTACCATTCACAAAAAATATCAAACGCCATCGTTCTCCACCATCACAACGGGATTTGTTGTTGCGATTCCCGCTTTATTTATTCCGAGCGATGAAATTTTAAATCTTTGCTCGATGGGAACTTTGTTTGCATTTGTGCTGGTGTGCGCAGGAGTTTTGAAATTACAGAATGACCCGGAACGTCAGCAGGGAAAATTCAGAACTCCTTATCTGAATTCAAAATTTATTATGCCTGCACTTTTAATTCTCTCTGGAATTTTAATTTATGTTTACGAAAAAGATTGGCTGAATGATTTTTGTTCTTATGGAAACTGGGATGCATTCAAAGATAAAATTCCGATGTGGCTTTTCATTATTCTCACTCTTGCGATGACATTTTTATCCTTCACAAAAAATCTTTCTCTCATTCCCGTTCTCGGATTAATTTTTTGTTTCTACATGATGGCGCAGATTCCTCTCTCAAGCTGGTTTGGATTTTTAATCTGGCTGCTTATCGGATTATCCATTTATTTTACATTTGGAATTAAGAATAGCAAATTAAGTAAAGCATGA
- a CDS encoding PorP/SprF family type IX secretion system membrane protein yields the protein MKIQNSKFKIQKRTALAGILLLTFNFSLLTCSAQQTPQYTQFMLNNYGMNPAAAGVSNNKYEALAGVRRQWIGFENAPSTEFFNVTTYYGNKNSLTHGWHGVGAYWQGDRLGSVIATDDFYASYTYLMRIYRKGFIAFGMASGARRYNFGLSQISFDPAVNSKHLWLYPDFIPGIKFWNNKWSFDLSVKQLYKYNLKQGGDMIGTPGTLPPHFYFAATRKWWPLSYLLVLQSLHVKYNFATLPSFDYTLLAYLNKYFAVGLSYRHFDAIAGIVQFRFDKLVIGFAYDYTIAPYRLGFANSQEVMLGLSPSPYSDGADNAKHYRTAECPTFQY from the coding sequence ATGAAAATTCAAAATTCAAAATTCAAAATTCAAAAGAGAACAGCCCTTGCCGGAATTTTACTTTTGACTTTTAACTTTTCTCTTTTGACATGTTCCGCACAGCAAACTCCGCAGTACACGCAGTTCATGCTGAACAATTACGGAATGAATCCTGCCGCTGCCGGAGTTTCAAATAATAAATACGAAGCCCTTGCAGGCGTGCGCAGGCAGTGGATTGGATTTGAAAATGCTCCGAGTACGGAATTTTTTAATGTGACCACTTACTACGGAAACAAAAACAGTTTGACGCACGGCTGGCACGGAGTGGGCGCGTATTGGCAAGGCGACCGGCTGGGAAGCGTAATTGCTACCGATGATTTTTATGCTTCGTACACCTATCTCATGCGCATTTACCGCAAAGGATTTATTGCATTCGGAATGGCATCAGGCGCGCGGAGATATAATTTCGGCTTGTCACAAATTTCTTTTGACCCAGCAGTTAATTCAAAACATCTCTGGCTTTATCCCGATTTTATTCCAGGAATAAAATTCTGGAACAACAAATGGTCGTTTGATTTATCGGTTAAGCAATTGTATAAATATAATCTCAAACAAGGCGGAGATATGATTGGCACTCCCGGAACACTTCCTCCGCATTTTTATTTTGCCGCCACAAGAAAATGGTGGCCGCTCTCTTATTTGCTCGTGCTGCAATCGCTTCATGTAAAATATAATTTTGCTACGCTTCCTTCTTTTGATTACACCCTGCTTGCTTACCTGAATAAATATTTTGCAGTGGGATTGTCCTACCGCCACTTTGATGCCATAGCCGGCATTGTTCAGTTCCGTTTCGATAAATTAGTAATCGGGTTTGCATACGATTATACCATTGCGCCTTACCGGCTTGGTTTTGCAAATTCGCAGGAAGTGATGCTCGGGCTTTCTCCTTCGCCTTATTCCGATGGCGCTGACAATGCAAAGCATTACCGCACGGCAGAGTGCCCCACTTTTCAATATTGA
- a CDS encoding glycosyltransferase family 4 protein, with translation MKRIILSVTNDLTSEQRVHKVCLFLQRIGFDVVLVGRLRRKSLPLEKRSYKTKRMFLLFEKGPLFYAEYNLHLFFYLLFHRAEILVTNDLDTLLANFFAAKINGCNLVHDSHEYFTGVPELQGRNFARSSWKKIEQWIFPKLKFVYTVNDSIAKLYKDEYGVDVKVVRNFPLSATNKKFIYKAKKDLELPEEKKIILYQGSVNIDRGLLETVETMQYVNDAVLLIVGDGDILEAVKNKTEKLNLREKIIFRKKVPFEGLKNYTACADIGISLDKDTNINYKFSLPNKIFDYLHAAVPVLASNLTEIKKIFSKYEIGIIIENHEPKHIAEKINFMLANTDKMKEWKSNCLLAAKEFCWENEEKILTEIYSRFV, from the coding sequence ATGAAGCGAATAATTCTTTCTGTTACAAACGATTTGACTTCCGAACAGCGGGTTCACAAGGTATGCCTTTTTCTTCAACGTATCGGCTTTGATGTTGTGTTAGTCGGAAGATTGCGAAGAAAGAGTTTGCCGCTTGAAAAACGTTCCTATAAAACCAAACGAATGTTTTTGCTTTTTGAAAAAGGTCCCTTGTTTTATGCGGAATATAATTTGCATTTGTTTTTTTATTTGCTCTTTCACCGCGCAGAAATTTTAGTTACAAATGATTTGGATACTCTTCTTGCAAATTTTTTTGCCGCAAAAATCAACGGCTGTAATCTTGTTCATGACAGCCATGAATATTTCACGGGCGTGCCGGAATTGCAGGGTAGAAATTTTGCGAGGAGCAGTTGGAAAAAAATCGAGCAGTGGATTTTTCCCAAACTCAAATTTGTTTATACTGTGAATGATTCCATTGCCAAACTTTATAAAGATGAATATGGAGTTGATGTGAAAGTTGTAAGGAATTTTCCATTGTCAGCCACAAATAAAAAATTTATTTATAAAGCAAAAAAGGATCTTGAATTACCTGAAGAAAAAAAAATAATTCTGTATCAAGGTTCTGTAAATATTGACAGAGGGCTTCTTGAAACAGTGGAGACAATGCAATATGTAAACGATGCTGTGTTGCTGATTGTCGGAGATGGTGATATTCTTGAAGCAGTGAAAAACAAAACCGAAAAATTAAATCTTCGTGAAAAAATTATTTTCAGAAAAAAAGTCCCGTTTGAAGGATTGAAAAACTACACGGCATGTGCCGATATCGGGATTTCACTCGATAAAGACACAAACATCAACTATAAATTTTCTTTGCCGAATAAAATCTTTGATTACCTGCATGCGGCAGTTCCGGTGCTTGCTTCCAATCTTACGGAAATAAAAAAGATTTTTTCAAAATATGAAATAGGAATCATCATTGAAAATCACGAGCCGAAACACATAGCCGAAAAAATAAATTTCATGCTCGCCAACACTGACAAAATGAAAGAATGGAAATCAAACTGTCTTCTTGCTGCTAAAGAATTCTGCTGGGAAAATGAAGAGAAGATTTTAACGGAGATTTATTCCCGGTTTGTTTAA